AAAGAGGCATTGTCGGTGCTGGCCCTCATGGGCGTGCCTTTTTTGATCGCTCTTTTCCTGTTGCGCCACGACCTTGAGCCCTATGTGTCTTCCTACGGCGCCGCGCAATATCTGCCGCGCCAGGAGATCTTTAAAACCACGATCCTCTCCAGCAAGCCCTACGCCCGCGGCCTGCGTTTTTACACCGGACAGGACATCGCTGTCATGGATATTAACGGCAGAAATTATTTCAGCCCGCATCCCATTCCCATTTTGAATACTTTGGATAAGCTGAAGGAATTCCTGCGGGAACAAAAACGAACATACGCGGTTTTGAAGAAAGGCGCGTATAATACGGTGTCCACGCTGGATCCGGCCCGTTTTAAGGTCACGCTTTTGGGCCGATACGGTTTGGAATATGTCCTGACGGTGGAATACCTTGGGAATTCATAGAGGACCATGTTAAATTTATTTTTATTTTTGGTTCTTACATTCACCCCTTTTGCGGTTTGGGGCCGACCTGTTGATGACCTGATCAATTTTTCCAAGAAACAGGAAGAAGGTCTCATTGTTAAAGTGGTCAATACGGACCTGGTGGTTTTAGAGAACGGCCATCGGCTGAAACTGATCGGCATTGAATCCGCCGGTTTGCCTCCCAGAAAATACGTTCAGTTCGATAAAAATGGCATTCCCATTGAAGAAAAAGAGGAGGCGACCATTCCTTTGGAAGAGCAGGCCTTGACCTATGCCCAGGAGATCATGGAGGGCAAGAAGGTCAAGATCGAATATGATGTTGAATCCATCGATCCCGCGGGGCATCGCTTCGCGTATGTTCATTTATCCAACGGCCGCATGGCCAACACGGAACTTTTGCGCCAGGGGTTCGTCTATTTGAAGATCCGTCCACCCAATATCAAGCATGCCGCCGAACTGCGCGCGGCCTATCAAGAGGCCAAACGCGAACAGCGCGGTTTCTTAGGCGATTAACTGTCCATGGACCTGACTTCCAGAGTCCTTTTTGATATCCGCAACGATCATTTGGTCAAACCGGGAAGTTTGCTTGTCCTGGGCGTTTCAGGCGGCGCGGATTCCGTGTTTTTGGCCCATTGCCTTCACCGGCTGCGCCACGAGCTGTCCGTGCGTCTGCACATCGCGCATTTTAACCATCAATTGCGCAGGAGTTCTGACAGGGACCAGAAATTCGTCGAGGACCTCGCCCGGCGTTTGAATGTTCCCATCACCGTGGCAAACCGCGGGGGACATCCCGGTCTTTCTAAATTGTCAGAGGATGCGGCCCGGCGCAAGCGTTTTGCGTTCTTCGCGAAAGTGGCTGCGGCCACCGGGGCGCAAGCCGTGGTCCTGGCTCATACCGAAAACGATCTGGCGGAAACTGTTTTGATGCGTTTATTGAGGGGGACGGGTCTTTACGGCTTGCGGGGGATCCTGGCTGAACGCCGTATGGGGGGCATCACCCTGATCCGTCCGCTCATCAGGGTCACGCGTTCCTCCATTGAGAGTTATTTGCGGAAACATAAATTAGAGCATTGCACGGACGAGACCAATGCCCGTCCGGTCTATCTGCGCAACAAGGTCCGGCTGGAATTGATCCCGTATTTGTCACGGCTGAATCCCAAGATCCATTCGGTTTTAGTGGATATGGCCCATACGGCGTTGGACGACTATGATTACCTTGAGTCCCAGGCCAGACAACGTTTAAAAGAAAGTGTTGTCAGTTCGCCCCAAAGAGTTAAAATAAGGACTAAAAATTTTACGGCGTCGCATCCGTCCCTGCGCCGTCTTATGCTGCGTCTGGCCTTTGAACGCCTGACAGGGGACACCCGCCAGTTGACGTGCGCGCATGTTTTGGCTGTTGAGGACATGGTCAAGGGCGGCCCATGCGGGGCCGAGGTCCATTGGCCAAGGTCCGTTGTTGTGATGAAGACCCGGAATTTTATAGAGATCCATTTATGAACAGGACCTTTGCGCTGATATTATTTTTTGGGTTATTTGTCTGCGCGGCCTATGCCCAGCAAAGCGCGCCTGCCGATGATGGTCCGGTCAAAGAATTTTTTGATAACGGCGCGCCCAAGTCGGAAAAGACCTTTCGCAACGGCCAACTCAACGGGCCATTGCGTGAGTATTATCCCAATGGCAATCTGGTCAACGTGGGCACCTACAAGGACGGGCAGATCAACGGTGTTTTTAAGTCCTATTACGAGGACGGGGCCGTGTTCCTGGAAAAAAATTTTGCCAAGGGCCAATTGCAGGGGACAGCCAAGGAGTATTATCCCAACGAGGTCCTCAAGAGTTGGGAGAATTACCAGAACGATGTCCTCAATGGCCTCAATCAGTATTTTTATCCCAACGGCAATTTGAAATTGGTCATGAATTTCAAGAACGGAAAACTCAAGGGCCTGACCCGCGAGTACAATGAGGACGGGTCGCTGAAAAACGAGATCAATTACGAGGATGACCATGTTGACGGCGTTTCCAAGGAATACGGTCCCAACGGCGCTTTGTACGCGGTATGGGCTTATAAGATAGACCAGAAGGACGGCGTCTCCCGCACGTTCTATCCCAATGGGCAGCCGGAATGGGAGATGAGCTTCAAGGACGGCAATATTGACGGGACCAATAAGAAATTCGCTAAAGACGGCAAGCTTTTGATCGAGGCGCCTTACAAGAACAACCAGTTTGACGGCATCGTCAAGGAGTATCATCCGACGGGCAAGCTCAAAAGTGAATGCCGATATGTTGACGGGAAAAAAGACGGGCTATGCCGTGAATTCCACGATAACGGCAATCTATGGGTTGAGTGGAATTACAGGAATAATTTGAAGGAAGGCCCAGCCAAGGAATATTCACAGGAAGGCCTGTTGTGGATGATGGTCAATTTTCAGAACGATCAAAAGACCGGGGCCATGAAAGAATTTTATGAGAATGGTTCCGTCAAACAGGAATGGGTGATGGAAAACGGCAAGGAGAACGGCCCCAGCCGTTCGTATTATAATACCGGGGAATTGATGACCGAATCCACCTACAGGGACGGCCGGCTCAACGGCGTCGTGAATTTGTATAAAAAAGACGGCGATCTTGCTTATATTGACACCTACCAGGCCGGCATTAAAGAAGGCCGCCAGGTCGTCAGCGACCGACAGGAGAAGAAATAAATGGCTCAATTGAATTCGAACGCGTCCAGGAAACCGC
This window of the Candidatus Omnitrophota bacterium genome carries:
- a CDS encoding thermonuclease family protein, whose amino-acid sequence is MLNLFLFLVLTFTPFAVWGRPVDDLINFSKKQEEGLIVKVVNTDLVVLENGHRLKLIGIESAGLPPRKYVQFDKNGIPIEEKEEATIPLEEQALTYAQEIMEGKKVKIEYDVESIDPAGHRFAYVHLSNGRMANTELLRQGFVYLKIRPPNIKHAAELRAAYQEAKREQRGFLGD
- the tilS gene encoding tRNA lysidine(34) synthetase TilS, with the translated sequence MDLTSRVLFDIRNDHLVKPGSLLVLGVSGGADSVFLAHCLHRLRHELSVRLHIAHFNHQLRRSSDRDQKFVEDLARRLNVPITVANRGGHPGLSKLSEDAARRKRFAFFAKVAAATGAQAVVLAHTENDLAETVLMRLLRGTGLYGLRGILAERRMGGITLIRPLIRVTRSSIESYLRKHKLEHCTDETNARPVYLRNKVRLELIPYLSRLNPKIHSVLVDMAHTALDDYDYLESQARQRLKESVVSSPQRVKIRTKNFTASHPSLRRLMLRLAFERLTGDTRQLTCAHVLAVEDMVKGGPCGAEVHWPRSVVVMKTRNFIEIHL
- a CDS encoding toxin-antitoxin system YwqK family antitoxin — translated: MNRTFALILFFGLFVCAAYAQQSAPADDGPVKEFFDNGAPKSEKTFRNGQLNGPLREYYPNGNLVNVGTYKDGQINGVFKSYYEDGAVFLEKNFAKGQLQGTAKEYYPNEVLKSWENYQNDVLNGLNQYFYPNGNLKLVMNFKNGKLKGLTREYNEDGSLKNEINYEDDHVDGVSKEYGPNGALYAVWAYKIDQKDGVSRTFYPNGQPEWEMSFKDGNIDGTNKKFAKDGKLLIEAPYKNNQFDGIVKEYHPTGKLKSECRYVDGKKDGLCREFHDNGNLWVEWNYRNNLKEGPAKEYSQEGLLWMMVNFQNDQKTGAMKEFYENGSVKQEWVMENGKENGPSRSYYNTGELMTESTYRDGRLNGVVNLYKKDGDLAYIDTYQAGIKEGRQVVSDRQEKK